GGCTGGGAGAGTGACTGACTGGCCGGTCAAGGCCCACCCGGGGCTGTGTTCGGGCAGTGCTGATTGGGCTGCCTGTGTTGCTGGGGGCTGAGTGGCTCATCACACACTCCTTCCTACCTGGCAGGTGTCGATGATGCCCTGTGGATAACCAGCACACACGTTGGAGCTGTGGATTTTCCCCGCATACCACTGGCTGCTGTTGCAGAGCTTGAGATCGATGAGGTGGACCTGGGCCTCCTGCAGGAGATCGCTTGTTCTTGAAGCTGTGAGCACAGAAAGGAATGAGCACTCAGCAGCTCCTTGCCActtctcctgccctgcctgagGCTGATTCCCATCGCTAGGGCTTGGCTTGGCCTCTGGAGAGGcactggagtgctgtgtccctgctgtgtgACTTTGGCCGCAAGCCAGGCCCATTTGTCCAGAGGCATCcgtcctgcagcaggactctGGCTTTGGCCTCTGCTGTCAGGAAGCCCAACCTGTCTCCCCAGGGTGCTGAGACTACCCTCAGAGCACGAGTCCTTCTTGGGAACTCACCCCTTGCAGTGGTGGCACCCCAGCCAGCGACAAAGCAGTAGAACAAGTCTGACACTCTCAGTGTCGGGTCGGGCACACAGGCCAGCTGGATGTAGGGGCTGCACTGGACAGGATGGTCCAGTTCCAGCAAGGCGATGTCGTTCTTCATGGTGTCTTTATTATAGTATTGGTGAAGGCGCAGCTGCTTAACGTAGCGGACTTGTGCCCCAGGGCCTGGTTGAGTCAACTGGGTGGCCCCGATCACCACGTACACCAGGCTGATGTTGCTGGAAGGcaagaagcagagaaaggggtgagagggagcagagccatgcactgcagcagcccagcactTGCCAGCCTTCAGTGCTATGGGGCACTGACTGCCCTAGTATGCCTTAGGCTGTGGGAAtggtgagctggggctgctaGGAAGCAGTGGCATGAGACCGGCCTTCTCCTGAGCCCAGTGTCTCAGCTGGGCTCATTGCAAGCAAAGGGGATGGGAGTAAGACGTGGTGCTGGTGACAGGGCACCTGCTGGTGTTGTGAGGATacccccattccctgctcctccttACGTGACAGAGTCAAAGCAGTGGGCTGCCGTGAGGACCCATTGCGGGTGGACGAGGGACCCTCCGCACAAATGCCCCGTGTCTGGTATCCACTCATGCTGGAGGCTGACGAGCCAGGGCCAGGATGCTTCGTGGGCACCTGTGCCACCCACGACGCGTGTCATGCCATAGTAGCTGTACTGATAAGCGCTGGTGCCGTAGTCATAACCGATGGCTCGGAGCCCACACATCGATCTGTAAGCAGAAAGTCAttactgtgctgctctgtgctgctgctcagcctgaAGCTCAGCTGTCTGCCCTCCCCACCAGCATGGACAGCAGGCCCGCGGAGCCCACGGGGTGTGTGTCTGTCCATGTCAGCACCTGGCTGCTGGCAAGGAACTGAGGCTCCCCCATGGGTTTTGGGAAGCTGGGGCATAGCCACAGGGGACAACGGGCCTGCTCCCATGGCCCCTCCTAAGCATCGCCCAAGCTCTCTCCCACAGCGTGAGGCCACTTACCCGCAGTTGTCCCACGTGCCGTGCGCAAGCCCGCACGTGGCCAGCAGGAGAAGGAGACAGAGCCAACTCATGGCTCTCAGAGGCACGTGTCAGCTGCAAGAAGTGAGGGCTCCTCGCACCAGCACAGCCGCAGACGCAGTGCCCGCAGCAGCTGCGTTGCCTGAGAAGGCCTCGTCCCCAGGGCTGATGTCACAGCGTGGTGGGTTCCGTGTTCCGGGTACTGGGGCCTCTGGCGtgggggtgggggcaggagcAACATAGAATTACaaaaccatagaatggtttgggctggaagggactttagCAATCATGTAGTTCTGACCCCCGTGCTGCAGGTGGGGAGGGATTCCTTGCACTAGACCAAGTTGTTCAAGGCCTGGCTCCAAACCTGTCCTTGAAGCCTTCTGGGCAGAGggcttctgcagctgctctgggcaatctgtgccagtaCTGTACCACCCTCACACTCAAGAATTTCCTTCTAATATGtgatctaaacctaccctctgaCATTTTGAAGCCGTTCCCCCTTTTCCTATTACTACTTGCCCTCGTAAGAATTCTACCTCCAGCTTGAGCTGCTTCTATGTCAGTGCATCATGAATAAATGGCTTTATGGAATGAGACATCTCTAACTGCTAAGAAAACCTGGGAGCCAATCACTACAGAAATCTGGTCTCACTGTGTGAGAGTGGGGGGTGTAGGGAAACAAACAGGGCACCCATTGGCTCACTGGAACTGCCTGAATGGTCAGACTCAAGTTTCCTCACCAGTTTGGCACCCTAGATGGGAGCCTTGGTCACTACCTCGGGAGCCTCCCTTCTCCAAACATGCAGCTGATGGCAGCGGGCACATTCAACTGGGATttttggagcagggaggagcCAAAGGGTGAGCGTTAAAATTCCCTGAGCAGATTCTGCATGCATTATAAGAGTGGATTTGAGTCTCTCCATTGGTGTGGCATTTTGTGCAGATTTGGTGAAATTATTGGTAGTGGGTCAAGAACGGGTACGCAGCCCGGTTGGAGTAAGGCACACATTGAGGAGCTGTGTAGGCCCCTGTAAGGTACAAGATGACGGGGCTCGAGTCTCTCGTATGACACAGAAGGGTTGTGGAGACCTGCATGGGGAGAGACTTGTGTCCCTCATGCCGAGCAGGGCATGTGGAGTCTCTCGTACAGTTCAAAGGGTGTGTCATAGATTTACTTCTTCTAAAAAGAACCAAGCagggaattttttctttcccctgacTCTCCGTAAAAGAAAGATGTCGaacagagggagggggaaggggtaATTGACCCACTCAAAAAGTCTAACTAGCCGGCCTGCATTCCAAGGGGATGGCCCTCTCTAATGCTGTGGGGAGGGGTGATGAGTTTTTTTCTTGCCTCCTCGGAAAGGGAGGCGCTTCACTTTTGCCTCAACTCAGGCAAGGTGTATGCTGGAAAGGCTCCAAGGTCGTTTTGTTCTCGGCCTAGtcatctggctgttttctgGCCCCGCCTTGCCTGCACCatgttctgcccccagcccagatcTGCTCAGATTTCCTGGGAGAGGCTTGACCTATCTGCAGAGGAACTTTTTGGGAGGAGGTCAGCCTTTCCCTCCTCCGCTCCCTTGCTTGGCAGCAGTTTGTGCCCACTAAAAGGGGGAAATCCCGGCCACAGCAAGCAGCAGACGGCGTGAGTTTTTGTGGGAAGaagcccttttttccccttttcccattCGCCATCTCGGTGGTGGGGGGAAAATCTCCACTTTTGGCTTCTCCTGCACACCGGGGCCTCACGTGGCGACAGTCAGAGCCCAAGAGCGCCCCTGCCAACCACCACCGAGCaacagcaggctctgctcctccagtgatccagCAGCACCTACTGCTGACCGTGGTTAGAATTGCGCCAAAAAGCGGAAATGTACCGAACTGTTTCATTTCgaaggggatttttgggtacaggatttgtgttggttttttttgtgttcttttgttgttctgccagtacacatatatcctttaatagagggctgttatttttttctttctctatacTTCCTCGATtgaagcctcttaatttcggatttacaattgctgagagagaggagtttggtctacaTCATAACTCATCCTTCATAGCAAAACagttcagtctcattaaactgagacactATCTCTGCTTGGTGTGCCAGATTCCTCCATCCCATTGTGGCTCAGAGCACTCTCCTCTCTGGCCACGCTCAGTCACAGCCCTTGGGTCCCTTTGTGCCCCAATGGTTCATTTTGCAGGTGCCGAGCATGGAAGTCTATCCCTTGCCCAGGAGGTGGAATTGGAGCAAAAACATGGTTAACTGTGAACACAGGTAACTTTATTTCAACAACTAAGTCAACTTCTCTGTTTGCCTGCAGGCAGAAGAAGGGTGTGGGCAGGACAGAGCAGGCTTTTGACGCGGAGGCTGCCTTGGGATCAGCAGGCATTGTCCCAGCAGGAAAGGGTTGTGGTGCGCTGCAGCCTGCACTGGATCCTATCTGTCCTGCTGCTCAAGAAGCACCACCATATGGGTTCAGGCCCAACTGGACCAGGATCCAGTCGTAGAAATACTGAGTGGAGGTGTAGACTCCAGGCCGCCTTACTCTCGCGCAGCCTCTTCCCCAGCTGGTCACTCCAACTATCCAGAAATAGTCAGCGATGCTGTCTTGGCACATGAGAGGACCAccgctgtccccctgcagcGGAGCAGAGAGGATTAAGGTCACGTTGGGTGGCCCTGGTCAGTACTGGGGCTGTCTCCTCTCTCATAGTCCCTGCCAGAGGTATATTCTCGGCAAAGTAAGGTGCTGGAGCCTCCAGAACCTTGGCTGCGAGCAGGTTGGGGTCCTGCAAGGTAGGGCTCTCTCTCACCTCTGCAGAGCGATTCTGGACACCTGGAGGACACAGGTTCCACCTGAACCTCTGGGCTGCCAAGAGTACTCAATGGACTTTCTGGGACAATGGGGGCACTGAGCAAGGACACATGGATGGAGGATGGGAGGGCAGCCCCAACAGCAGTGTGGACGTGGGGCTGGGAGAGTGACTGACTGGCCAGTCAAGGCCCACCCGGGGCTGTGTTTGGGCAGTGCTGAAcgggctgcctgtgctgctgggggctcATCACACACTCCTTCCTACCTGGCAGGTGTCAATCTTGCCCTCTGGGTAACCAGCACACACATTGTGGATGTGGATTTTCCCCGCATACCACTGGCTGCTGTTGCAGAGCTTGAGATCGATGAGGTGGACCTTGGCTTCCTGCAGGAGATCACTTGATTTTTGAGCTGTTAGCACAGAAAGGAATGAGCACTCAGCAGCTCCTTAGCAGTTCTCCTACCCTGCCTGGGGCTGATTCCCTGTCCCTAGAGCTTGGTTTTGCCTCTGGAGtcctgtgtccctgctgtgtgATTTGCAGGCCAAGCCCATTTGTCCAGAGGCatctgtcctgcagcaggacagaagCTGCTTTGGCCTTTACTGCTGGGAAGCCCAACCTGTCTCCCCAGAGTGCTGAGCTTGCTCTCAGGATATGAGTCCTTCTTGGGAACTCACCCCTTGCAGCAGTGGCACCCCAGCCAGCGACATAGCAGTTTTCCAGCTCTGACACTGGCTGCGTGGGGTCAGGCACACAGCCCATCTGAATGTAGCGGTTGCACTGGACAGGCTTGTTCAGTTCCAGCAAAGCGATGTCATTGCTCATGTCATCTCTATTATAAGATTCGTGAACCCGCAGCTGCTTAATCCGGCGCAATACTGCCCATCGGCCTGGCTTAGTCAGCTGGGTGGCCCCAATCACCAAGTACAACACGCTTATATTTCTGGAAGATAGATGGAGAGAGAAGTGAGAGGGAGTAGAtccaggtgctgcagcagcccagcactTGCCAGCCTTCAGTGTTATGGAGGGTGGGACTGCCCCAGTATGCCTTAGGCCGTGGGAATGGTGAACTGGGGGCTGCTAGGAAGCAGTGGCACGAGACCAGCCTTCTCTTGAGCAGCATCTCAGTTGGGCTCTACAGAGCCCAGGCAATGGGCATACTGCAAGGAAAGGGGATGGGAGTAAGGCATGGTGCTGCTGACAGGGCACCTGCTGGTGTTGTGGAGATATCCCCAACTCCTGCTCCTCCTTACCTGACATCGTCAAAGCAGTGAGCTGCCGTGAGGACCCACTCTGCGCTGATGAGGGACCCTCCGCACAGATGCCTTGTGCCTGGTATCCTGGGATGCTTGATGCTGACGAGCCAGGGCCAGGCCCCTTCCTGGGCACCTGTGCCACCCACAACACGTGTTTCTTCAAAATAATCAACCAAGTGCTCATAGTCATACACCGCTGGTCGGAGCCCACAGATCGATCTGTAAGCAGAAAGTCAttactgtgctgctctgtgctgctgctcaggctgAAGCTCAgctgtttgccctccccaccagctGTTTCATGGACAGCAGGCCCGCGGAGCCCATGaggtgtgtgtctgtctgtgtcaGCACCTGGCTGCTGGCAAGGAACTGAGGCTCCCCCATGGGTTTTGGGAAGCTGGGGCATAGCCACAGGGGCACAAGTGGGCCCAGCCCCCTCCAGGGACCCCCCTAAGCATCGCCCAAGCTCCCTTCCAGAGCGTGGGGCCACTTACCCGCAATTTTCCCATGAGCTGTGCGCAAGCCCGCACGTGGCCAGCAGGACGAGGAGGCAGAGCCAACTCATGGCTCTCAGAGGCACGTGTCAGCTGCAAGAAGTGAGGGCTCCTcgcaccagcacagctgcagactCAGTGCCCACAGCAGCCGTGTTGCCTGCAAAGGCCTCGTCCCTGAGGTTGATGTCACAGCGTGGTGGGTTCTGTGTTCTGGGCACTGGGGCCTCTGGTGtgggggtgggggcaggagccacagagaatggtttggactggaaaagaccttaaggatcatctaaTTCTTATCCCCCACtttcatgggcagggacaccctggaCAATAGAGCAGCTTTTTCCAAGCCTGGCTCCAAACCTGTCCTTGAAGCCTTCCAGGGAGggggcatccacagctgctctgggcaacttgtgccggtgcctcaccatcctcacggccaagaatttcttcctactatctaatctaaacctactaaACTTACTTGCTAAATTATTCATTGCCttattttatgctttaattGGTATCTTGGCAGTTTTGTAACTTGACTTCTTTGTGTACAGCAAACCAGGCAGGGATATGACAGTCTTACACTGTGCACTTGTCTCTAAAGAAGAAGATTTTCATAATGTGACGAAAGCTTCACTAAAGAATGATAAAACTGGTTGTTAATTTAATTACTTGCATATTCTTTATTTATTCACTTGAGATTACTAGTGACTGTGCATGTTACGGGTCTAAAATGGCatgaaatatgtttttcctCACAGGCTTTACATGTTCAAATCTTCAGTGTCATTATCCATTCCTTATAACAGTGTCTCAACCTTTCCTCCACCGTGACCTTGTTTTCGAATAACATAATTCCCATTGATCCATAGCTTGTAATTTTATGCCCAATCAGAAAAACAGCAATCAGCAACTCTGTATTGAATAGCCACAGGATTATTCATCTGTTTAAATTCAAGTCTAACCTGTGTATTGCCTGAGAACCCAATCCAGCATGAAGCTTCTCTTATTAAAAATCTGTTCAGTCTTAGAAGGTGTTTAAATACCATCTAGAAGATCTAGACCACAAACCAAACTTGCAGAAGGACTTGAACCACTTGCTCAATCATTTCTGCTTTTAACTTCTCAAGACACACGTTATTTTTTCCATCACCATCATCATAGCTAGGCTTTGCAAACTAAGAtctgggaaggactctacccacatttgctaccagtgtgctggtggctaaagaggccaatgtgagatagacaagtctggttgcaaaaggcacagcagaaggactccttggatggtatccAAGGACACACATTGTTATCTGTGAAATAAAAGACACctgtgtgaaaacaagaaactgaatttttatatttatagatatataataaaaaatagcaaaaataaatacatatatatataaatatatttgaaatttcatGGTTGAGTAGGATCCATTTAAAAATTTGCCAAGTCTTGTGTACAGGGCAATTTGTGTTTCTTTAGGGCCCAGAAAACATTCCTTGGTGTTCTTCCCacacatgcttttttttcctccttgtcctgAGGGAAGGTTTTTGAGGCTGAGGATCGGCCGTCAGCACTGTACTGATGTCACTCACAGCAAATCTCACTCATCATAATCACTGCGGCCACTCAGATGCCTCAGCATCCAGAGGAGGAATAGAAATTGGTTGGCAATAAAACCATAAAACCTCTTTGTATTTGCAAGAGCAATTAAGATTGAAAGAAACCCTGTTCTCACTACCCAGTGGAGGTGTTACCTATTCTTCACAGTAACATGGGTGTTTGGGGCCCTGCTAGTTCACCATTAGACCTGGATGGTGAAATccggctgagggagctgggattgtttacCCCgaagaggaggaggctcaggggtgacctttTGCTCTCTACAAGTGCCTGAAgggagggtgtagccaggtggcTGGTCGAagtagtgacaggatgagaggatatagcctcaagctgtgccagagcaggtttaggttggacattaggaggaattccTTCACAAGAAAGGGTTGATTAGACATTGGGTtgaactgcccagggaggtgctggagtcACGTCCCTGGAGATGcctaaggaaagactggatgtggcacttggtgccgTGGTCTAGCTGACACGGCAATGCTGGATCGGAGGTTAGcctcaatgatctcagaggtcttttccaacctaactgaCTCCGCGAAACCCTATCACCGCTTCTCGTCAAACCCCACTGCATTCCCCTTTAAATCCCACAGCACCTCCCTGTAAATCCCGGTCCCGCCCCCGCCCCTCAGTGACCGCCCCCTTCGCCCCGCCCACAGCTGCCGGCGCCACGTGACAGCTCCCGCGGCGCATGCGCCGTGCGCGGCTCCGCGCCGGGCCCGAGGGAAGTCGTGGACGGTTTCCGGGTTGGGCGGTGGCACCGGGATCGGGATCAGGATCAGGG
This DNA window, taken from Pseudopipra pipra isolate bDixPip1 chromosome 3, bDixPip1.hap1, whole genome shotgun sequence, encodes the following:
- the LOC135411043 gene encoding acrosin-like; protein product: MSWLCLLLLLATCGLAHGTWDNCGSMCGLRAIGYDYGTSAYQYSYYGMTRVVGGTGAHEASWPWLVSLQHEWIPDTGHLCGGSLVHPQWVLTAAHCFDSVTNISLVYVVIGATQLTQPGPGAQVRYVKQLRLHQYYNKDTMKNDIALLELDHPVQCSPYIQLACVPDPTLRVSDLFYCFVAGWGATTARASRTSDLLQEAQVHLIDLKLCNSSQWYAGKIHSSNVCAGYPQGIIDTCQGDSGGPLMCKDNVADYYWVVGVTSWGRGCARPKQPGIYTSTQYFYNWMLAEMAASPYGSAS
- the LOC135411044 gene encoding acrosin-like: MSWLCLLVLLATCGLAHSSWENCGSICGLRPAVYDYEHLVDYFEETRVVGGTGAQEGAWPWLVSIKHPRIPGTRHLCGGSLISAEWVLTAAHCFDDVRNISVLYLVIGATQLTKPGRWAVLRRIKQLRVHESYNRDDMSNDIALLELNKPVQCNRYIQMGCVPDPTQPVSELENCYVAGWGATAARAQKSSDLLQEAKVHLIDLKLCNSSQWYAGKIHIHNVCAGYPEGKIDTCQGDSGGPLMCQDSIADYFWIVGVTSWGRGCARVRRPGVYTSTQYFYDWILVQLGLNPYGGAS